The genomic stretch GATCCACACAACCTGTCAAAGCAGTTGCAAGAGGTTGTGAAACTGGTGCCCGCCCTGCGCCAGGCGACCATTATTCGGCAGTGGTCTGGTGTCGAGGGCTATGTCGAAGACATGCTGCCCGTGATGGGGCCTTCCGGCACCACCCAAGGTCTTTTTCATGCCTTTGGCTTTTGTGGACATGGCTTCCAGCTGGGGCCGGGCGTGGGTGATGCCATGGCGGAACTTATCACAACGGGGAGCTGCACCACGCCGCTGGCGCCTTTTGACATCGCGCGGTTCAGCGCATGAGGTCAGAACTCAGAAACTTTGCCCCATTGGCTCTTTGCAAAACGGGACAGTTTGTATTGTCCCGTTTCAGTAACCGGTGTCCGCCCCAACACCATATCCGCCATCAGGTGGCCGACACCGGGGCCAATACCAAACCCATGCCCGGACAGACCCGCCGCCAGAGCCAGCCCCGGCATTCCGATATCGCTGTCAATGACCGGAACGCCGTCTGGAGTGCTGTCGATATACCCGGCCCAGGAGGCCTGCAAAGGCACATTCTGCAAAGCCGGAAACAACTGGCGCCCCTGGGCCAGGGTTTTTACAATTGTGGGCGCATCCGGGCGCGGGTCCAATATACGCATGTGCTCCATCGGCGTCGGCTGATCCAGCTTCCACTTTTTCAAACCGTCAAAATTGCACCGCCAGGCCTGCGGCCCGCCAGGGGCCAGCGAGCGCCAGCGGCGCAGAAACATCGGCAGAAAGTGTTTAGATCCGCGCAGCATACGCGGGGTGGGATCGACCTTTGCCAGGCCCGAGATGGCCAACGTATAGCCGCCATCGCCGCGCCGGGTGACAGAGACCTCTTTGGTATGCACCGCATCTGGCAGGCCCTGCGCCCCGGGTGCCACCGAAAGGATCGAGCTGCGCACCGAGGACTGCGGGAAGAAAATACCCAGCTGATGCAGGAAACTGCCGGCCCAGGCGCCGCCAGAAAGCACAACTTGTTTGGTCTGGATCACCCCTTTTTCGGTGACCACGGCGCTGACCGCTCCGCCGCTGGTTTCAAGTCCGCGCGCCGCGCAGCCCTGCAGGACAATTCCGCCGTGTTTCACGATCCCCTGCGCAATCATCGGCGCCGCCGCCGCAGGGTCGGCAATACCATCCGTCGGAGACCAGACCCCGCCCTTCCAGGCCTGCCCAGTGGCCGCCCCGTGTTCGGCAGCTTCTGTAGCGGTCAACATACGGGTATCAACGCCCTCACCACGGGCAAAATGACCCCACCGGGCCCAGCCTTCGATTTCGGCCTCATCGTTGGAAAGATAGATCAAACCACAGCGGCGAAACCCAATTTCAGCGCCGCAATCCTGCATCATCTCTTCCCACAGAGACAGGCTCACACGCGACAAGGGCAATTCACGGGCATCCCGGTTTTGCTGCCGGCACCAGCCCCAGTTTCGGCTGGATTGCTCAGCTCCGATACGGCCCTTTTCCAGCAGCACCACTTTTTGCCCGGCCCGCGCCAGCCAGTAGGCGGTGCTGACGCCAACAATACCTCCGCCAATAACCACTGTATCCGCGTGTTGCGGACAATCGGTTGCGGACAAAATGTGCAAGAGCGGAGCAGTCATCAAAAAATCCCAAATCTTTTCTTAGGAAGTAACTTGAAACAAGCGATGCGAACTACCGGATTGGGTGGAAATTCAGCATATTCTGTTAAAGAGCCACCCAGCGAATGGTTACAGGACCAGCAAATAGTATGCTCTTATGAAGAACGCACAGCCATTCACGTGGAATTTTGAATGACCCAGACCTACAAACTCGACCGTATCGATGTGAACATACTGGCTGCTCTGCAAGAAAATGGGCGGATTACCAATGTTGAGCTCTCGGAGATTGTCAACCTGTCGCCCTCTCCCTGCCTGATGCGGGTGAAAAAGCTTCAGAAGGCTGGCTATATCTCCGGATACACCGCTTTGATTGATGTCGCGAAACTGGGTGAGACGCTGACGGTGTTTACGGAATTCACTCTCAAAAACCACCGCCAAATCGACTTTGCGCGCTTTCAAGAGACCCTGGAAAAAATCGACAGCTGCGTTGAATGTCACCTCGTTTCAGGCGGTTATGACTACCTTGCCAAATTTGTAACCGCCGGCATTTCGGACTATCAAAATATTGTCGAAGCCCTGATCGACAAGGATGTTGGCATCGACAAATACTTCAGCTTTGTCGTGATGAAGACGCCCTTTGTGAAAAACCATCTTCCACTCGGGCGTCTGTTTGGGGATCGGGTTCACGACCAGAGCTAACGGCCCTGCATGGCTTTTGCCAGCTCTGGGTTGTGTTCGAGGTTGGCCAGCCAGTCTGGATCCAGCTTGGGCACCGATGAGATCAAAAGCCGTGAATAGGGATGTTCCGCGCTTTCGTTCATCTGTGCTGCGGGCAAGGATTCGACGAGCTCCCCTTTCAGCATGACAAGAACATCATCGCAGATCGCTTCGACCGTCGAAAGATCATGGCTAATGAACATATAGCTGAGCCCTAGGTCCCGTTGCAGGTCCTTGAGCAAATCCAGCATGGCCGCAGCTACTACCGTGTCCAAAGCCGATGTGATTTCATCGCAAAGGATCAGGTCTGGTTCCGCCGCAAGCGCCCTGGCAAAATTCACCCGCTGTTTTTGCCCGCCCGACAGCTCCCCCGGGAGCCGGTGCCGCATTGCCGCTGGCAGCTGCACCATATCCAACAGTTCAATCACACGCCGCTCACGTGCCTTGCCAGTCATACCGTGATAGAACTTCAGCGGTCGGGACAGAATTGAGTCAATCGGCTGGGCTGGATTCAAAGCCGTATCTGCCAACTGAAACACAATTTGAAGCCGCCGCAGTTGATCTTTGGAGCGGTCTTTCAGATCTGGCGAAAGAGCCTCACCCTGCGAAAATACGTCGCCCTTGTAGCGGGGCAAAATGCCGGCAACCGCCCGAGCAAGCGTCGATTTTCCCGACCCGCTTTCCCCGATGACCCCGAGGTTTGTGCCTCTTTCCATCTGAAAGTTGATGTTATCCAGAACTTTGAACTCTGCCTCGCCCGAACGTGTCGGCCCGTAGCCCGCAGAGAGGTTGTTGACCTCAAGAATGGGGGCTTCGGCCTTGGCCACGGCAGCTTTGACCGAGGCAAAAGGCACCGGTTTGAAGGCGGCTAACAATTCTTGGGTATAGGGGTGTTGCGGCGCATCCAAGATGTCTCGTGTCATCCCGACTTCCTGAATTTGCCCTTCTTTCAGAACAATAATGCGATCCGCAACCTGCGCCACCACTGCCAGATCATGGCTGACATAGACACCGGCCATGCCGCTCCCCTGCATCACCGATCGAAACGCCCTGAGAACCTCAATCTGCGTGGTGACATCCAGCGCCGTCGTGGGCTCGTCAAAGATGACAAGCTGCGGATCGCCGATCAGCGCCATCGCCGCCGACAACCGTTGCAGCTGCCCACCCGAGACCTGATGGGGATAGCGTTGCCCAATGCTGTCAGGCTCAAGAAGCGCCAGCGCGCGGAACAGCTCAACCGCCTTGGCTTCAGCTTCGGGACGGGGCATCAAATTATGAATGTCGGTAATTTCGATGACCTGATCCATGATCCGTTGCGACGGGTTAAAGGCCGCCGCAGCGGACTGCGGAATGTAGGAAACTTCTGTCCCACGCAACCGGGCGCGTTGGGGTTCTGTCAGTTTGGTAACATCCTGCGCGCCCAACTGAATAGAGCCGCCATTGATGGAACAGCCCGGGCGACAATGGCCCATCAGCGACAGGGCGATCGTTGTCTTGCCCGATCCGCTTTCGCCAATCAGTGCAACGATCTCACCCGGTTGGATGTCAAAACTGACATGGCGAATAATCTCGACCTCGCGGCCAGAATCCGTCACCGCGCCGATCACAAGATCTCGAACAGACACAAGGGGTTGGCTCATCAGTTGCTCCTGTCGCGGATTTTTTGTGGAAGGTTATCGATGAACATATTCACCGAAATAGTCAGGGAGGCGATTGCGATACAGGGGAAGATCACCGCAGGCGCCCCAAGGCTAAGGCCCTCGATGTTTTCACGTACCAACCCGCCCCAGTCAGCATGGGGCGGTTGCACACCAATGCCGAGGAAGGACAGTCCCGACAAAACCAAAACGATAAAGACAAAGCGCAGACCAAGGTCCGCCAGCACCGGCCCCAGGATGTTGGGAAAGATCTCGGTGCGAATAAGATATCCCGTTTGCTCACCGCGGGCACGGGCCACGGTGACAAAATCCATCGTGTTCACATTCACCGCCAAAGCCCGCGCAAAACGGTAGCTTCCGGGCAGGTAAATCGCGGCCAGCGTCAGAACCAGCACAGGGATGGACGAGCCAACGGCGGCAACAACAACCAGGCCAAACAACAAGGAGGGAATGCCGTTAAACGCATCCAGCAGGCGTGACAGGATCGTATCAAGCCATCCGCCAATCACAGCCGCGACCATGCCCAGAACAATACCGCCGCTACAGGCCAGGGTGACGCCGGCCAGTGATATGCCGACGGTATATCTTGCCCCCATCAAAACCCGGCTCAGGATGTCCCGACCCAGATAATCCGTGCCCATCCAATAGCTTTCGCTGATTGGGCCAAAGTAGTCCCAATCCACAATTTTGCCCGGCGGATAGGGAATAATCCAGGGGGCGATTATAGCGATCACAGCCCAGAACAGGATTATGGTCAGGCCAATTCGTCCCGCCATATTAAAGGAATAGCCATGACCAGTGATTGAGAATTTGCGTTCGGAGCCTTGAGTATCTTGCATCATTTCCGCAGCCTTGGGTTGGACAGAGTGGCGATCACATCAGCCAAGGTGATCAAAGAAAGATAGCTCACACAGAACACCATCGCGCAGGACTGGATGAGCGGCAGGTCACGCGTTGCAACGGCATCCACCATCAGTTTGGCCACCCCCGGATAGTTGAAAACGGTCTCGACGATGATGACGCCACCGACGAGATAGGACAGCGACAGCGCCACCGCATTGGCGATAGGGCCCAGCGCATTGGGCAAGGCATGATGTAGAACCATGCGTCGACGGCTTGCCCCTTTCAGAAGGGCCATTTCGACATAGGGTGTTTTGATTGTCTCGATCACCGCAGCGCGGGTCATGCGGATCATCTGCGCCGACACAACACAGGTCAAGGTGATGACAGGCATCGCATAGGCTTTGAGCAGCGCGGCAAAATTGCTGGCATCCGCCCCGTAGCTCAGGGCTGGCAGCCAATCCAGCCAGACCGCAAACACCAGAACCGCCAGTGTGGCGACCATAAATTCCGGAATGGAGATCACCGAAATCGTCAGGATCGACACAAACCGATCTAGCAGGGAATCCTGCCACATGGCTGCAGCGATACCGCAGGTCAGGGCAAAGGGGACGCAGATCACGGTGACAACCCCTGCCAGCCGCAGGGAGTTGGAGAGCCGGCGTCCAATCAAATCAGCGACACTGATGTCGTTGACATAAGAGCGCCCCATATCGCCAGTGGCGAGCCCGCCCAGCCAGGACAGGAACCGCGATAATGCGGGTTCGTTCAACCCCATGGCATCCCGCAACCCGGCGACAGCATCGGGGGTTGCCGCCTGCCCCAATAGGATCTCAGCGACATCACCGGGCAACAGTTCGGTGGCGAAAAATACCGCAAAAGAAACAATGATTAATGTTATCAATGCGATGCCAAGTCGGTGTGCGACAAGCAGCCAGGTATGAGACGATCTATGCAACGCGGGCTCTCCGGATCTGGGTCTTAAAAATGCGCGTTCCCTGCGCCGGGAAACCCAGCGCAGGGACATACTGATTTAAGTCTGTTAGGCGTCGAGCCAGACGTATTCGGCAAATGCATAGCCCATTTGGCCGCCCAACGGGTTTGAGCGCAGACCTTTCACAGAGGTGGACAGTGCATCCACGTTTGCCAAATAGGCCGGAATGACCGTGCCCGCGTCATTGGCAACCATGTCCTGCATTTCCCAATAGATTTCCTTGCGGAGATCCTCATTCAAGGCACCACGTGCTTCGATCAGCATCTTGTCGAACTTTTCGGATTTAAACTGGCTCTCGTTCCACTTGGCATCCGAGCTGTAGAGCAGCGAGAACAGAATATCCGGTGTGGGACGTGGGTTGATATTGCCAAAGTGAATGGGCGCTTTCAGCCAGTATTTGGACCAGTAGCCATCAGACGGTACCCGCTGAACGTCAAAGTTCATGCCGATTTCCGACCCTGCCTGCTGAACCACCGTCGCCATATCAACAGAGGCCGTTGCCGCATCAGAGGCAACGATTGGAACCGACTCGCCCAGCAGGCCGGACTTGGCGAACAGTGCTTTGGCCTTCTCCGGATCATAGGCTTTGGGGGCCAGCTCAGAGTTGTGATAGCGGTTTGCTGCAGACACTGGCTGGTCGTTGCCGACGGTCGCCATACCGCGCAGAACCGATTTTTCGATTACTTCGCGATTGATCAGATGCTTCATCCCTTCGATGAAGCCCGCTTTGGCACCGGGTTCCATGTCCAGACGGATGTTCAGGTTAGTATAATTGCCGGAGCTGGTAACAGATGACCAAACGTGGTCCTGGCCTTCCAACATGCGGCGCGAACGACCCTTGATGGAGGCACCCATATGAATGTCACCGGACAGAACCGCATTTACACGCGCGTTGTTGTCGGTGATGGCAAAATACTCAAAGCTGTCCAGATAGGGACCATCCTTAAAGTAATTCGGGTTCTTCACCGCGATGGATTTCACACCCGGTTCAAAGGTCTCCATCATAAAGGCGCCGGTGCCGTTGCCCTTTGAGAAATCAGTCGTGCCATCCGCCACAATCATAAAGTGGTGCAACGACAGGATCGTGGGCAGGTCGGCGTTGGATTCCTCGAGAACAATTTCAACGGTCAGATCATCAACCGCCTTAATCGCGGTCATCTGCTTGGCGATGGAATTGACCTTGGACCCAACCGCCGGATCCAGGTGGCGGTTCATGGAAAACACCACATCCGCCGCGGTAAAGGGCTTACCATCATGGAAGGTAACGCCGGATTTCAGCTTAACGGTCCAGGTTTTGGCATCGGCAGAATCAATGCTATCGGCCAGTTCCATTTGCACCTGACCAAATTCATCCAAGAAGGTCAGTCGGTTGTAAACCGCGCAGCAGCGGACGTAATCAGTGGACAAAGAGGCCTTTGCCGGGTCAAGCGTATCGGCGGTGGATGACGACCAGCCCGCCGCTTTCAAATGGCCACCAAAGACCGGTGTTTCAGCCACCGCGCCTGTTGCGCCCAGCAGCAAAGACGATCCTGCGCCGACAGCAACCCCCGAAGCAGCCAGCATCTTCAGCAAGTCGCGCCGCGTTGCACCACGCCGGATCGCATTTTCGACCATTTTATCGTCGCGACCGGTCCAATTTGTTGGTTTATTATTGGTCATGTTCAATCCCTGTTTGTTGTGGGGCCCGCGCAACCGCACAGGCAAGAAGCATTCTTGAAGAGTGACAGCCTTCGTCTGGTCAGCGACAGATTGCGTCGCAAGACGGTGAGACCCGTTCCTCTGGTGAAACCAGAAGAGAGGTAGACCCCAGTGCCACAGCACTTCCTGAACTCATCATCCGCCAGTAAACCTGCGCATATTGTTTGATATCCGGGCCTCCTGCGGCAGAATCTTCCAAGTTGGTGAAGTCCGCAGAACATCTGATTGCCGACCTTCGCCACCCGCGCCTTTCAATAGCCATTGGTTTGATCCACCAAACCCGGTGGAATTTCCCCACGTTTCAGGGCCTGGATAACATTCAGCGCGTGGTGCGCCCCTTCATATGCGTCGGTCTGCGCCGCAATATGCGGCGTGATGATCACCTGCGGATGTGCCCAGGCCCAATGGCCTTTGGCAAGCGGCTCGGGGTTGGTGACATCCAACATGGCAGAGGTCAGATCCCCGCTGTCCAAGGCATCCCGCAGATCATCCATATGCAGGTGCGCACCGCGCCCGGCATGGACCAAATGGGCACC from Phaeobacter sp. G2 encodes the following:
- a CDS encoding ABC transporter substrate-binding protein, whose product is MTNNKPTNWTGRDDKMVENAIRRGATRRDLLKMLAASGVAVGAGSSLLLGATGAVAETPVFGGHLKAAGWSSSTADTLDPAKASLSTDYVRCCAVYNRLTFLDEFGQVQMELADSIDSADAKTWTVKLKSGVTFHDGKPFTAADVVFSMNRHLDPAVGSKVNSIAKQMTAIKAVDDLTVEIVLEESNADLPTILSLHHFMIVADGTTDFSKGNGTGAFMMETFEPGVKSIAVKNPNYFKDGPYLDSFEYFAITDNNARVNAVLSGDIHMGASIKGRSRRMLEGQDHVWSSVTSSGNYTNLNIRLDMEPGAKAGFIEGMKHLINREVIEKSVLRGMATVGNDQPVSAANRYHNSELAPKAYDPEKAKALFAKSGLLGESVPIVASDAATASVDMATVVQQAGSEIGMNFDVQRVPSDGYWSKYWLKAPIHFGNINPRPTPDILFSLLYSSDAKWNESQFKSEKFDKMLIEARGALNEDLRKEIYWEMQDMVANDAGTVIPAYLANVDALSTSVKGLRSNPLGGQMGYAFAEYVWLDA
- a CDS encoding ABC transporter permease produces the protein MITLIIVSFAVFFATELLPGDVAEILLGQAATPDAVAGLRDAMGLNEPALSRFLSWLGGLATGDMGRSYVNDISVADLIGRRLSNSLRLAGVVTVICVPFALTCGIAAAMWQDSLLDRFVSILTISVISIPEFMVATLAVLVFAVWLDWLPALSYGADASNFAALLKAYAMPVITLTCVVSAQMIRMTRAAVIETIKTPYVEMALLKGASRRRMVLHHALPNALGPIANAVALSLSYLVGGVIIVETVFNYPGVAKLMVDAVATRDLPLIQSCAMVFCVSYLSLITLADVIATLSNPRLRK
- a CDS encoding Lrp/AsnC family transcriptional regulator, which produces MTQTYKLDRIDVNILAALQENGRITNVELSEIVNLSPSPCLMRVKKLQKAGYISGYTALIDVAKLGETLTVFTEFTLKNHRQIDFARFQETLEKIDSCVECHLVSGGYDYLAKFVTAGISDYQNIVEALIDKDVGIDKYFSFVVMKTPFVKNHLPLGRLFGDRVHDQS
- a CDS encoding ABC transporter ATP-binding protein gives rise to the protein MSQPLVSVRDLVIGAVTDSGREVEIIRHVSFDIQPGEIVALIGESGSGKTTIALSLMGHCRPGCSINGGSIQLGAQDVTKLTEPQRARLRGTEVSYIPQSAAAAFNPSQRIMDQVIEITDIHNLMPRPEAEAKAVELFRALALLEPDSIGQRYPHQVSGGQLQRLSAAMALIGDPQLVIFDEPTTALDVTTQIEVLRAFRSVMQGSGMAGVYVSHDLAVVAQVADRIIVLKEGQIQEVGMTRDILDAPQHPYTQELLAAFKPVPFASVKAAVAKAEAPILEVNNLSAGYGPTRSGEAEFKVLDNINFQMERGTNLGVIGESGSGKSTLARAVAGILPRYKGDVFSQGEALSPDLKDRSKDQLRRLQIVFQLADTALNPAQPIDSILSRPLKFYHGMTGKARERRVIELLDMVQLPAAMRHRLPGELSGGQKQRVNFARALAAEPDLILCDEITSALDTVVAAAMLDLLKDLQRDLGLSYMFISHDLSTVEAICDDVLVMLKGELVESLPAAQMNESAEHPYSRLLISSVPKLDPDWLANLEHNPELAKAMQGR
- a CDS encoding ABC transporter permease, giving the protein MMQDTQGSERKFSITGHGYSFNMAGRIGLTIILFWAVIAIIAPWIIPYPPGKIVDWDYFGPISESYWMGTDYLGRDILSRVLMGARYTVGISLAGVTLACSGGIVLGMVAAVIGGWLDTILSRLLDAFNGIPSLLFGLVVVAAVGSSIPVLVLTLAAIYLPGSYRFARALAVNVNTMDFVTVARARGEQTGYLIRTEIFPNILGPVLADLGLRFVFIVLVLSGLSFLGIGVQPPHADWGGLVRENIEGLSLGAPAVIFPCIAIASLTISVNMFIDNLPQKIRDRSN
- a CDS encoding FAD-binding oxidoreductase; amino-acid sequence: MTAPLLHILSATDCPQHADTVVIGGGIVGVSTAYWLARAGQKVVLLEKGRIGAEQSSRNWGWCRQQNRDARELPLSRVSLSLWEEMMQDCGAEIGFRRCGLIYLSNDEAEIEGWARWGHFARGEGVDTRMLTATEAAEHGAATGQAWKGGVWSPTDGIADPAAAAPMIAQGIVKHGGIVLQGCAARGLETSGGAVSAVVTEKGVIQTKQVVLSGGAWAGSFLHQLGIFFPQSSVRSSILSVAPGAQGLPDAVHTKEVSVTRRGDGGYTLAISGLAKVDPTPRMLRGSKHFLPMFLRRWRSLAPGGPQAWRCNFDGLKKWKLDQPTPMEHMRILDPRPDAPTIVKTLAQGRQLFPALQNVPLQASWAGYIDSTPDGVPVIDSDIGMPGLALAAGLSGHGFGIGPGVGHLMADMVLGRTPVTETGQYKLSRFAKSQWGKVSEF